AGCCATGGACTGGATGGTCTGTCTCCAGAAGGCAGCTTCACCTTGGCTGTGGGGATTTCTATCCCCTGCAATAATCATTTCATTCTTGACCCAGATACAGTTTTGTGGCCTCAGTGTAGCTGGTGACgtcttctgtgatttttcccCATTGCTGGAGATCTCCTGCAGTAACACTGTGACACTCATGCTTTCATAACCTGCACTTTAAACCAGGTGTGCCTGTGGATgcatcactgctctctgacCCGGTGTAGACAGGCAGAaggactccacctgctcctctcACCTCTCCTCACCTCACCTGTGCCACTGTTTTTACAGCATCCTTATCCTTGATTGTGGgatgcccagaacagccctcCCAAGACAGTCTGAGGAAGTCTTTTTTCTACACCACCCTCACATCTCTGCTCACAGAATCCCaaaatgtcaggggttggaagggccctggaaagctcatccagtgcaatccccccatggagcaggaacacccagatgaggttacacaggaaggtgtccaggcgggttggaatgtctgcacagaaggagactccacaacccccctgggcagcctgggccaggctctgccaccctcagaaggaagaagtttcttctcaaatttaagtggtcccaatcatatgggacctccccagtgagccaggactgttggaagatgatggagagcggcttggcaagttcttttgctagctccctcatcaccctaggatggatctcatctggtcccatagacttgtgaggatccagatggctcagtaaatcaccaactatttcctcctggaatacaaggggcctatttggcttcctatctctgtcaaccacctccagagatgagttgtcctgcgggccacctgtcttactggtaaaaactgaggcaaagtaggtattaagtacctcagctttctcctcatctttgttaactatatttccttcagagtccaacagagaatggaggttttccttgcccctccttttgttattaacatatttgaagaaggactttttattatccctgacagaattggccaagttaacttcaaattgcacttttgtttccctgatcttttttctgcatgatctagctatttccataaattcttcataagtagccagcccttttttccacagtcggtaaagtctctttttattcctgatttcattcagaatctccctgtttagccacgCCGGTTGTCTCCCCCGctggctagcctttcggcacactggtatagcctgttcctgtgcactcaaaaccacctgcttgaatcatgtccaaccctcctgggcccccttgttttcaagcattgtttcccagggtatgctctgaactagacttctgaataggcaaaaatctgccctccggaagtccagcgtagaggttttgttaatggttctccctgcatctctgagtattgaaaattctattatttcatggtcgctatgccccaggcggcctccaaccactacatctcccaccagcccttctctgtttgtaaacagtaggtctagcggggtcttgcccctggtgggctcatttaccagctgatgaaggaaattgtcctctatacactctaggaacttcctagactgcctcttctgtgcagtactgagctcccagcagatatccggcaggttaaagtcacccacaagaacaagggccgtcgattttgagacatctgccagctgcttgtagaataattcatctccttcatcgtcctggttgggtggtctgtaacagacacccacgaggatgtcagccttgttggacttccccctgattctggtccacaggcactcaaccttgtcactgctgacctcaagtttaacagagtcgagtgactctctaacacataaagccacccctccacctctcctaccctgcctatcttttctgaagagcttgtagccacacatagcagcactccagtcatatgagtcatcccaccatgtttctgtgatggcaactatgtcatagctttcctgctgcacgatggcttccagctcctcttgtttgttgcccatactgtgtgcattagtgtacatgcacttcaagtgggctgctgatttccctaattcgggctttccatccgtaggctgatttttggagagcccagtttcaatcccttcccccttcaaacctagtttaaagccctcctgatcagccctgccagcttatgggctatagtcctcttgctctccctagaaggatgaagcccatctgatttgaggagactgggtaccacggagcttggcccatggtcaaaaaaccccaaattttgacggtgacaccaatccttaagccacctgttgatgagatgggcttttctgctcctctctttatttagttcctcatccatcccagctagcacaggaactgaggcaaatatcacttgtgctcccgtcccatgaactgactgacccagtgctttaaagtcctttttaattatcttgatacttcttctgttgatgtcctcgctgccagcttggactactaacaggggatagtagtctgagggctgaattagctctggaagtcttctattaatgtccctcaccctggccccaggaaggcagcagacctccctgtgggatgggtctgggcgacatatagggccctctgttcccctcagaagagagtcgccgactactaccactcttctttttttttttcctcttacagctgcagttatgattctttttgttgatgaggtccatccagagggctctccaggtggatcttcttgggtgtcctctgcctgattttcagggtccagggcctcatatctatttgttaggggcaccaagggtggtgatggggtttgagagagggttcttttacctctctgatcagggacctgtttccattcccccccattaattagatctgctgtatccgccttatggcaggagggacaaggctttgccatctcctgttgcacacccttaggagtcaaaagagcctgaccccaccagtctatttcttcttcactctccctaatgctccttagtctctccacctcttccttaagctctgccactaggcacaATAAGTCATTCACCTGGTCACATtgtacacaggtgcctcccataccattctcggatactaatgccaggcacagacactctgcgcagccagaagcctgggtggctgcatccttcttggcaggtagtgtctgtgtagacacactctttgtattaacggcagcaacagctttcctttttctagaaaccattgctacccttagctaaattggggacaagaaaacaaaatgtaaccccggacaaactcacctacaagagctagttgtgtccagtctacttgccctgccacaccccagtctgtgtcaccagcaacaagtgagaggtctaacagcgaGGAGTGACAGAAACTCTGAGCCCTACTGCACGAGCAGCCCgagtcgctgctgcagcaccgtgtgggtggtgctcacctgcctcacaagcacTTCACCTTCCAGCGCCTGATGGGCAGCGACTTGTCGCTGCCCTCCaagaggctttttcaaagcaagggggaggggtgtgactcccgtcaccgtggtaacggtcgcgccacgtcagccggttccacaagggctgccggggactcccgggtagcggaatcgaaaacgcgaccagaaacccctctctttaccctctcttacctctgtagcttcgagatttcgctcccggctcctgcagagctggcttcagtcaactgatccgaggaactgacAGAAGATGAGTGAAAGACTGTGGTGCTAAATGCCTTCTTGCATCAGTCTTTAATAGCCAGAACAGTTGTGctgcaggtacccagccccctgagccagaagacaagGATGGGGAACAAAATGAGGCCCCAGCACTCCAAGCAGAAATGGTTGGCAACCTACTATACCACATgtacaagtctatggggccacgGGCTATGGGGCCTttttgtggccaagaaggccaatggcacctTGGGGTttattagaaggggtgtggttagtaggtcaagagaggtttttctccccctccactctgccctggagaaaccacacctggaatattgtgtccagttgtggcccctcagttccagcaggacagggaactgctggagagagtccagcgcagccaccaagatgctggagggagtggagcatctcccgtgtgaggaaaggctgagggagctggggctctggagctggacaagaggagactgaggggggactcattcatggggatcagtatggaaagggtgagtgtcaggaggatggagccaggctcttctggtgacaaccagtgataggacaaggggcaatgggtgcaaactggaacacaggaggttccacttaaatttgagaagaaacttcttccttctgagggtggcagagcctggcccaggctgcccaggggggttgtggagtctccttctgtgcagacattccaacccgcctggacaccttcctgtgtaacctcatctgggtgttcctgctccatggggggattgcactggatgagctttccagggcccttccaacccctgacattttGGGATTCTGTGAGCAGAGATGTGAGGGTGGTGTAGAAAAAAGACTTCCTCAGACTGTCTTGGgagggctgttctgggcatcCCACAATCAAGGATAAGGATGCTGTAAAAACAGTGGCACAGGTGAGGTGAGGAGAGGTgagaggagcaggtggagtcctTCTGCCTGTCTACACCGGgtcagagagcagtgatgcATCCACAGGCACACCTGGTTTAAAGTGCAGGTTATGAAAGCATGAGTGTCACAGTGTTACTGCAGGAGATCTCCAGCAATGgggaaaaatcacagaagacGTCACCAGCTACACTGAGGCCACAAAACTGTATCTGGGTCAAGAATGAAATGATTATTGCAGGGGATAGAAATCCCCACAGCCAAGGTGAAGCTGCCTTCTGGAGACAGACCATCCAGTCCATGGCTCTTGCAAAACCATGTGGGTGGCATACAGCCCAGTACTGCTCATAGGGTGTGGCcactagaaaaacaaacaaactagcaaaaaaaacacatacacataaaaaaacccacaaaaaacccactcaTTACCTGCAAGAGTTCTAACACGTCTGTGAGCGGAGATGGTGCCGTCATCAGTCACAAAACTGTGCAGCAACTGGGTCTGGGTGGTAGAGCTGTAGCAGGTCTCcagggaggacacagggacTTCGGTTCAAGCACATCaaagtgctgcattcaggtgttTTCTTGGGGAAGTTACTCTCAACATGAAGTAACCTCTATACACAGTCCCACAGGCTTTCATGGCCTCCACTGGAGTAGCTGATGACATTTGAGCTCATTTGGGTTCATCTCCCCCCCTACAGGGTGTACATGCTCACATCTCTCAGTGCACACCTGGACTTCTGACCTAGTCATCTGGTGTCCTTCCACCAGGGGAAGAACAAGCTCTCTGAGCCGTGGTGAGAGGACAATGATCAAAATGGTGGCTGCAAGAGACAACAGCCCCAagctggcacacagcagcatGATAGACTGTTTCTGTGCCTCTCTTGCACATACATGGTGCCCTGCTCTTCTGGGACATCCCATCTCCCCACAGAGCCTTTCACCAAAGAGGTCACATCTGCACTGGCCTGGCCAACCATTCCTGCACCCTATCTCcacactccccacagcccccgaTCAGGGGGGTTTGCTTTGTAGAGCAGGTTTGCCTCAGTGCCTGGACTGTGCTGACTCTGAGGGGCCATACTGGTCAGGCTGGGAGGCAGACGCAGTTGATGGTAGACACTGCCACTGATGGCCTCCCAGACCAGCTCTTAGGTGACCATGAAAGGAGCTCAGAGGGACCCTGCCTTGTTCACCATCTGTGTGGGTGCTGGCCACCAACAAGAAAAACCAGACCAGCTCGAAGTCTCTTGAAAGCCACACTGGGACCCTGATATCACACTGAGCccacagagaaacaaacacaacaaagagCCTTTACAGAGTCTGTTCCTTAGGCGTGTTCTTTAGAAAAACTTTGAAAGAAGACCTAAAGCTTCAGGCACTGTGCTAGGGAGATCCCCTTGCTAATGGAAGTGCTGtctgaggccagctctgtcacaaaagtgcccattgcctctccCTGTCTGCAGCCACAGGACTGTGACCAAGCCTTGGGAGTACTCAGGTCTTGCACCAACACAAGGGCACAGAAGCAGAGAggagaaatggaaagagaacagctctggaaagaACAAGGCTGGTGCTCCCTAGCAGTGTTGCTGTGCTAAGACTCTTTTCCCTCCACCTCTGCACTCAGACacttttccttcatcttcaCAAAGGTCTAAGAGGCAGGATCTGAGACAAACAATTCACTGCATggtcctttattttgtttaaatacacagagagCATGGCTTCTCGTTTACAAGGTCTGTGACTCAGACTGTAAAGGTAGATGGTAAATTAGAACTGGGATGAATAATGACATTTGTTTCTGAACGATATTATCACTGGataaaaacagcaaaatgaaacaagcCTTCTCCAAACTCCAAACAAAAATCTGCAACTACAAACTGTACAAAAGAAAGGCTGGACATGTCATGAGTTATATCATGGGTGATGTGAAGAAGCTGGGCAgtttattgcttttgaaatcCAGCCATTAGTTTtctcagggcatccttgagctcctggttcctcatgctgtagatgagggggtacAGTGTTgaaggcaccactgagtacagaaatgacacCACCAGATACAGCAACGCGTAAGAGATTGAAcagggcttcaggtaggcaaacatgccagtgctgacaaacagggagaccacagacaggtgagggaggcacgtggaaaaggctttgtgccgtctcTgttcagaggggatcctcagcacggccctgaagatctgcacacaGGATAGCACAATGAATACAAAACACCCAAATATTGTTAAGACACCGACCACAAGCAAACCAGCATCCCTAAGGTAGGtttctgagcaggagagcttgaggatctgggggatctcacagaagaactggtgcagggcattgcccttgcagagcggcagtgaaaatgtattggccgtgtgcagcagagccatGAGAACCCCATTGGCCCAGGCATCTGCtaccatgtggacacaagctctgctgcccaggagggtcccgtagtgcaggggtttgcagatggcaacgtagcagtcataggacatgatggcAAGGAGATAAAACTCTGCTGCAGTATGTAAGACAAAGAcctgggcagcacatcctgtgtaggagatggccatggtgtcccagagggaactggccatggatttggggacagtggtggagatggagcccaggtcgaggagggagaggttgagcaggaagaagtacatgggggtgtggaggtgctggtcccaggctatggtggtgatgatgaggccgttgcccaggagggcagccaggtagatgcccaggaagagccagaagtgcaagagctgcagctcccgtgtgtctgtgaacggcaggaggaggaactgggcgatggagctgctgttggacattttctgcctcttggaCTTGGGGACCTATTCacagaggaaaagacagtgaaagACAAGGGTacaatttttctgaagaaaacctATGCTTTTTCTCATAGAACATCATGGTGTGCCCAATGCACTCCCCCCCCAACACACACTTCGTCTCCTGTTTCAGGAAGACTTTTGCAGGTCCCTGTCCTAAGCTGTGGTTGGTGCTAGCTCAGGGGCTCTGCTTATGCTCTGCAGGAGTCAGTCTGGCCCTACAGCAACAGGTAAATAGGAATAAGGACTGATATCAGATTAAGTAACCTGATATCAAAGAGCTTTCCAACATTTTTGCTCCCAGTTCACCCAACTCAAGAGAAGAGCTGTGGGGATTTTGCATGGTGTATTCAGTTCTCATTACGCCACCACACCTGAGGAGTGCtttaaagacagaattatttGGTATTTGTACTTCTCTGAGAATGAAACCTTTTCGGTCCTTAGAGGCAATGGGACCTCCCCTTAGTGCAGGGTTAAACGATCTGGCCTTTCCATCAGCTCTGGTCTCAGCTACCCTGTCTGGCAGCTCTTTAAGCTGGAGGACAGTGACTCCCATATGTTCCCCTGAGAAGAAACCAcacactgctgagagcagaggagtCCAGTGCCTGCTCACCTCAGGGGGACAGTGCACTGTATAAGGGTATGTCAGGGTTTCGAAGTCGTACAGAACATCTCAGATAAACCCTGAGGACACCAAAACATTTTTGATTGTACACTGAGGTGGTGAAATAACTTCATGGCTTAGCTGCCAGCCTACAGCTCCCCCGTACAATGCTCTAGGAGTCACAGTCTCCTGTACAAACTTGTCAACTCCATCACTGTACAACTTGCCACTGTGTCACAGCAGCAAACTGAAAGCACAGGCTCCAGAAAGTGCCTTCCCCTTCAGGTAGCCCCTGCTTTGACCTTTCTCTTGAAAAATCCCCTTAGAAAAATCCTGCTCTCaagcattttcttcttcacattGCAGAAACAGGGAGAGCTGTCCTGCCTTATCCTCTCAGCCATGGGATGTACCATCTTCAGGTGACCACTCTGGCAACCCCAtctgctgcagagctctgcagccacaGACTTATTATGTTGGGGGCTCTAAAGGTTTTGCCTCTGGAGAGCTGTATGTTGTCTTCATACTTCCAAAAGCCTTTAATATCTACTTTTTCCATCTCCCcccggtgctgcaggcagagccctcagccctgctgcatgtgcagaggagctgctcctgggcagagctgtctctctgcagcactgctgcttccatgagctccctgtgtcccaggagcccagcccagctcagcagcacaggagcagcacaaggtgACACTTCCTTTGCCCCTGTAGGTGTCCCAGAGGAACCTACTGTGAAACAGGCTGAATCATCACTGATGTTCCCTCCCTCAGCTGGCAGGGGACACTTCTTTCCAACTGTGTAACTTCTCCTATCAGAATTAGATTTAGGTCCAGGGATCACCATTTCTTGGCCCATCCTTAGTCATGGTCAGGAAGACATCTCCTTTACCCCTGCTGAGGAAAAGCATCCAGCTGAGTAAATTGGGGCATCTCATCCTGGGTTTGTAGTCCTGGGGCTAGAAGGGGACTCAGCTCCCTCCCATGCTTATGTTACAGAAAATTCCTTCTCCCTAGGTTTGCCAAAGCGGAGACTCAGAcatggattccagaaattcttcttaaataGATAATGTATTGGTAAAGTACAGTGTAGAGAGCAGCTTTAGCTGGGACCTCCAGAAAAGGGACCCCAACCAAAGAAAACCCTGGGCAGCTTTACCCATAAAAGCTCAGCTTCCCACACCTTTGGGTCAATTCCAGCCAAGTGTAAAATTAGTGGCTGGGGTCTCCCTATTCTTCATCGGAACTCTTTGCTTTCATCAGGTGGGCCGTTTCTTGTCTCTGTGGGTAATTGTTTGTGTTTTCACCAACCAGACTACATGTCAATCTAAGACCTGTCCTTCACTTGCTATTTTGCGTGTtcagctgggaagaaaaatagactTTTGCAATAACCAAAATATTCTCCAGTTTTTTGTCTTTAGATGCGCCATCCCATTTTGTTACTTATCTCTAGGGACTTAGTTCCTGCTGATGACCAAAAGCTCCTTTATCTCCTAGCTTGAACCAGCTCTGAGGCCCGTTTAGTCAGAAAGTTGGAAAGTTCACACCTTGAGGCCTAAGCCTACTTGGTTACTTATGCTAAGTGAGTTATACTAAGCAAGTTCTATATAAGCAATTTCTAAACAAGTTCTATAAGAAGAAGTATACCAAATAGTTCAGTAAGCTAAGGCACTCTATTTCCTAACACCTAATACAAACCCACAGGTGGTGGGATTCTTCTTGCCCTAATTCAAGTGTGTACAAAATACCCTTGTCTGAGCTCCAAGTTAATTATTGGAGATGGAGGGCAGGAGCGAGCTGTTCAGAAACAAACACCTGGTAATACGTGAAGTGCCAGCAGTGGTCCAAGGTGCCTGGAGCTAGATGCAAAGTCTAAGAGAGCAATGCTGAGAGACGGGGAGGCATCTGAGGGCATCTTCTTGGAGGCTGGTGGGCAAGTCCATTGGCCAGGGGAAATGACAGCAGAAGCCCACTTTCAGGGTGACAACCTATTCCTTCATTATTCTCAGGGCACACTGCAGAGGTATTTAGCTGAGCAAATGAAGTCAGGTGCCATAAGGAGAGCTGAGTCTCCCTCATTCTCTTCACCACCAGCTGTGTTTTTTACATCTTCTTTGAGTACAACAGCACTTGTCTTACATACATTCTTCCACTGCCTAACCTGATTCAGGGCTGCTGGATCTCAATTTGATGTCCAAATACAGGCCTGTAATGCTAGGAAAGGTGCCAGGTCTCTCCAGCACAACTGCATGTAGCTGACATAGACAACACAGGTCCTACACAGGAACCCTGTCCCCATTCAGAACAATTGTCTAGGTAACATCCAGGGCATCTTTAACAGATTTGGTGCCTTTGGTCCAGTGGCTGAAACACATCAGTCCAGTGACATAAGGTCTCTTCCACCTCTGTCAGGTAGGTGCTGGGCAAGGCATGAATGCAAAACACATCACACCAGGATCTCCAATCCTGTACATTCCCTCTTAAACTACACTGGTTGCTGTCTCCCACATCATTTAACTATCCCCTTGATGATATAATCATGGATCAGGCCACAA
This region of Columba livia isolate bColLiv1 breed racing homer chromosome 19, bColLiv1.pat.W.v2, whole genome shotgun sequence genomic DNA includes:
- the LOC102086244 gene encoding olfactory receptor 14A16 codes for the protein MDAVQYASTDVKRKALVVCRNMTGHLGREEASPITLQLAESLLRLFDDRCAGDCGGEKQEDDEEDSEAGPAPAVPPYAGPEQERGQGAVTRVVGKGQEEGGCQVSSPGLWCHLPASASLQASRDTLLACAEFLGWRKLSTLVQTHQTHRIGECLVPKSKRQKMSNSSSIAQFLLLPFTDTRELQLLHFWLFLGIYLAALLGNGLIITTIAWDQHLHTPMYFFLLNLSLLDLGSISTTVPKSMASSLWDTMAISYTGCAAQVFVLHTAAEFYLLAIMSYDCYVAICKPLHYGTLLGSRACVHMVADAWANGVLMALLHTANTFSLPLCKGNALHQFFCEIPQILKLSCSETYLRDAGLLVVGVLTIFGCFVFIVLSCVQIFRAVLRIPSEQRRHKAFSTCLPHLSVVSLFVSTGMFAYLKPCSISYALLYLVVSFLYSVVPSTLYPLIYSMRNQELKDALRKLMAGFQKQ